The genomic window gggtgctggcaggtgggactagatcgggttgggatatctggtaggcatggacaagttggaccaaagagtctgtttccgtgatgtacatctctatgactctatgttggggCTCTATTCCTTGGAACTCAGGAGTTTTGAGGGGTAAACATGACTGAGTCGACAACTTTATGAGGGGTAGAGATGAAGTAGATAGAAGGAACCTGTTTGCCTTGGCAGAAAAGTTCAAAAACCAGGGGTCATAGCTTCAAGCTAAGTTGCAGAAAGATTAGAGGGGATGTAAGGAAAGACATTTTTatgcacagagtgtggtgggtatctggaattcGCTGCCTGAGTCGGCAGTGCAGGCACAGATCCAAAAGTCTTTCAAAATGTACCTAGATCTATACTTGTGGTGCTATAAGTTGTGGGCTTCAGGCTGTGTGTGAGAAGATTGGATTAGAAAGGACATCTGAGTACCTTAGGTCATATTAGGAcaatatgggctgaatgacccCCTTTGGTGCTGTATTATATCTACGGGTCTACATTGTGCCAAATGCTTTCAGCCACTTCACAGTGCCTAGGTCACAGCAGCCTTCCTGGTCACTTACCTGTCCTCCGAACCAGTCAGCACGACTGGAATTTACAGTCAAATAAAAAATTCCAATGCAATCGCTGGTAAATAAGTTGCCTCATTGTAAGGTTTCATATATATTATGCTTGAAATACAGCAGTTCCATTCCAAAACACAGAGCACTCACTTTCCAGGGGATCTTCTCCCACCGTCTTCTGCTGTGGATGATCCAAGCGGCCAACAGGGGTTACAGGCTTTCTCAGAGATTCCTTTCTCGAGCCCGGCTTGTTCTCTGTTTTCGAGCTGGCCAACCTCCAGGTGTTCCACAGCACAAAACCTATGTTCAATCATTGTGGAAAACAGAATTCAACCTGTCATTCAACATATCTAAAAGTAATTTAAATAGCAAAATGAAAGGAAAGTAGCCAGACATTGCTACAAAGTTACTAACAAACTAATGTAAAATACACTGTAAAGCAACTGCACAACAATCAGTTCacccatgatctcattgagtggcaGAATAGATTGAATGGGTCAAAGGGTCTTCTTCTAATCCTTTCCCTGTTAAATTTCATCTGTTTTCTTCAGCCAGTTGCTATCTTGCTCCTGACGTTTggttatctgcaaactttgaaattatacTCAATACACTTAGTCTGGGTCATTCGTATAAAGCTAAATGGTACTGGCCTTAACAGAAGAACCCTGGGAATCTCTACTTCATGACTCCCTGCAATCTGAAAGACAACTATTTCTCATTAATTCAATTTTGTGTCCATGGCCCCCTCATTTCCATTGATGAAACGTCTATATAAACAATACCAATTGCAGTGcctccgaaacgtcaattttcctgttcctcggatgctgcctgaccgctgtgcttttccagcaccactctaagccacactcacatacacactgtaccaagcaagcacacacacacactctcatgtgcACTCATACTCacatgcagacagacacacacacacactttctctctctctcactcacacacacacacacacacgtccaaagatgaatttgcatttgcagagttTTATTTGAAACTCCTTATACTTGAAATCCATTATATTATTTGAAACTCAATTGATATTGGGATCATTAAAGTCTCCTTCTGTTATTGGCCTCTTTTTCCTACAGGCAGACATTTTTgttcaatctccccctcactattTGGGTTTTGTA from Chiloscyllium punctatum isolate Juve2018m chromosome 3, sChiPun1.3, whole genome shotgun sequence includes these protein-coding regions:
- the sdhaf4 gene encoding succinate dehydrogenase assembly factor 4, mitochondrial — protein: MAAKRCHSFVLWNTWRLASSKTENKPGSRKESLRKPVTPVGRLDHPQQKTVGEDPLERFPDDINPVTKEKNGPRGPEPTRYGDWERRGRCIDF